The sequence below is a genomic window from Rudanella lutea DSM 19387.
CGATGGGGCCAAACTCGGCCCGCAGGTAGTCGATAGCCCGGTTGCGCACGGCACGGAAGAGGTAAGCCCGGTAGCTGCTGGTGATGTGTTCGTAGGCACGGGTGCGCCAGAACGTCAGAAATACCTCCCCGACGATATCCTCGGCCACATCGCGCCCGTACACGAACCGCACAGCATGGCTGCACAAATCGCGGTAATACTGCCGGAATAGCAGCGCACACCCCTGCGTCGGGTCTTTGGCAAACGCCTGCCGAACAAAAAAGTCAGGATCGGTGCCCGCCCGGCTTATATCTGGCTGCCCTCCCAGCGCAGGAAGCCCCGAAGGCGAGGAAGCATTTTCTGATGACGTAGAAAAAGGCATAGGCAGGCTGAAGTACGTATAACGTGAAGACGATTTTTTTGGACGTTACCCCCAATGCAGACGGAAAACTTTTCAACACCGACGCTAGAAGGCGTTATTTTGTGCTTACTCCGTTTACCACGTATGACCATTCGCCCTGCCACCCCGGCCGACCAGGCTGCCCTGCTCGCCCTACACCGGGCCGTTGCCCAAGACCCCAACGGCATAGCCCGTATGCCCGACGAAATTACCGATGCCTACATCGCGTCGTTGCTCAACCTGCAGCCGCCCGTGGGCCTGCAACGGGTTGTCACCGACGAAGCGGGCGAGCTGATGGGCGAAATTCATGGGGAGCGATACCGGTTACGCATCTTTACGCACATCCTGACCGGTATCACGGTTGTGGTGCACCCCCGGCATCAGGGCAGAGGCATTGGCAAAGCGTTGTTTAGTCAGTTTTTGCGGGATGTCCGGCAGACGTTTCCCGACATCCGGCGGGTCGAGC
It includes:
- a CDS encoding RNA polymerase sigma-70 factor: MPFSTSSENASSPSGLPALGGQPDISRAGTDPDFFVRQAFAKDPTQGCALLFRQYYRDLCSHAVRFVYGRDVAEDIVGEVFLTFWRTRAYEHITSSYRAYLFRAVRNRAIDYLRAEFGPIESLPDSLDELTITAGYDQPDRIIFLDELVQQIGAAVQTLPPQAQRVFMMSRFEGKSQADIAAELQLTPKTVENHLTRALGRLRKALRGEWLVLVLACGPGLHLLSRYFVPTNG
- a CDS encoding GNAT family N-acetyltransferase, producing the protein MTIRPATPADQAALLALHRAVAQDPNGIARMPDEITDAYIASLLNLQPPVGLQRVVTDEAGELMGEIHGERYRLRIFTHILTGITVVVHPRHQGRGIGKALFSQFLRDVRQTFPDIRRVELEARATNEASLRLYESLGFEREGVYRNKTRNRDGSFVDSVAMALTFTESDRYSR